The proteins below come from a single Mucilaginibacter mali genomic window:
- a CDS encoding SPOR domain-containing protein produces the protein MKQTASYYQALSKIIGCCLLFTLLATTTKAQTRGKVEVDKDPRIDTLAARKLEKGSSAGSVASTGYSGISTDGYRVQFFSGSSRDDAYAAQERFRQKYPDIRTYVSYREPSFKVHAGDFRTRMEAAKLMQELRGKFTSLFIISEKINPPEK, from the coding sequence ATGAAACAAACAGCATCATATTACCAGGCTTTAAGCAAGATAATAGGGTGCTGTTTGCTTTTTACACTGCTGGCTACAACCACCAAAGCACAAACCCGCGGCAAGGTAGAAGTAGATAAAGACCCGCGCATCGACACCCTCGCTGCCCGTAAACTGGAAAAAGGTAGTTCAGCCGGAAGCGTCGCTTCAACAGGCTACAGCGGTATTTCTACCGATGGCTACCGGGTGCAATTCTTCAGCGGCTCCAGCCGTGATGATGCTTATGCCGCGCAGGAGCGCTTCAGGCAAAAGTATCCTGATATCCGTACCTACGTCAGCTATCGCGAACCCAGCTTTAAAGTACACGCCGGCGATTTCCGCACCCGTATGGAAGCCGCCAAACTGATGCAGGAACTGCGTGGTAAGTTCACCAGCCTGTTCATTATATCCGAAAAGATCAATCCCCCAGAAAAATGA
- the secA gene encoding preprotein translocase subunit SecA, translating to MLNFISKLFGSKSDRDVKAIQPIVEKIKAAYAKLENLSNDELRQQTINFKETIKNGLAQIDSELQAIKDRIANELDMPVDEKVALYTEQDKLEKDRNKALEVILMDILPQGFAVVKETAKRFKENATIEVTATQFDRDLAAKKTNVVINGDKATHHNKWMAAGNEVTWDMVHYDVQLIGGTVLHQGKIAEMATGEGKTLVATLPAYLNALAGQGVHIVTVNDYLARRDSEWMGPLYEFHGLSVDCIDKHEPNSEERRNAYLADITFGTNNEFGFDYLRDNMTRSPEELVQRKSHYAMVDEVDSVLIDDARTPLIISGPIPRGDEHEFYELKPRIERLVNAQKNYINGVLNEAKKQINDGKTDADTGGLALLRAHRGLPKSKALIKFLSEGGNRTVLQKTENHYMQDQGKEMPKVDSDLFFVIDEKNNQVELTEKGIELITTSGEDPHFFVMPDVGTEIAEIEKSTLTADEKVAKKDELMRDFSIKSERIHSVNQLLKAYTLFEKDTEYILDEGKVKIVDEQTGRVLDGRRYSDGLHQAIEAKENVKVEDATQTFATITLQNYFRMYHKLCGMTGTAVTEAGEFWEIYKLDVVEIPTNSNIQRDDRQDLVYRTVREKFNAVADEITKLTQEGRPVLVGTTSVDISELLSRMLKLRGIKHNVLNAKMHQKEAEIVAEAGKAGTVTIATNMAGRGTDIKLGPGVKEAGGLAIVGTERHESRRVDRQLRGRSGRQGDPGSSQFFVSLEDNLMRLFGSERIASLMVRMGIEDGEVIQHSMISKSIERAQKKVEENNFGIRKRLLEYDDVMNSQRTVIYAKRKNALFGDRLDVDINNTIFDVVEDIVTEYKEQNNYEGFHIEMIRVFSVDVDSSQEEFAGMSANQLVDQTFALVNEFYKRKAEGIAAQAYPVLKDVLATRGDMVEDIIVPFTDGIHGIQVVVPLRKAVENRGAEVFKSFEKNVTLYLIDDAWKEHLREMDELKQSVQNAVYEQKDPLLVYKFEAFELFRQMLTNVNKELVSFLFRGVIPVQQAPDEVREAVPQPPSIDMRKMRTSKPEMVSESGMPMDDFDTREPQKQMPVKAEQKIGRNDPCPCGSGKKYKNCHGVGQA from the coding sequence ATGCTAAATTTTATAAGCAAGCTTTTTGGAAGCAAATCAGACAGGGACGTTAAAGCTATACAGCCGATAGTTGAAAAAATAAAGGCCGCCTACGCCAAGCTGGAGAACCTGAGCAACGACGAGTTGCGTCAGCAAACCATCAACTTTAAAGAAACCATCAAAAACGGGCTTGCACAGATAGACAGCGAGTTACAGGCTATAAAAGACCGCATAGCCAACGAATTGGATATGCCGGTTGATGAGAAAGTTGCCCTGTATACCGAGCAGGATAAACTGGAAAAAGACCGCAACAAGGCGCTGGAAGTTATCCTGATGGATATCCTGCCGCAAGGCTTTGCCGTGGTTAAGGAAACGGCTAAGCGCTTTAAAGAAAATGCTACCATAGAGGTTACCGCTACCCAATTTGACCGCGACCTGGCTGCCAAAAAGACAAACGTTGTTATCAACGGCGACAAAGCCACCCACCATAATAAATGGATGGCTGCCGGTAACGAGGTAACCTGGGATATGGTACACTACGATGTGCAGCTGATAGGCGGTACCGTTTTGCACCAGGGTAAAATTGCCGAGATGGCCACAGGTGAAGGTAAAACACTGGTAGCTACGCTGCCTGCTTACCTGAACGCCTTAGCTGGTCAGGGTGTGCATATTGTAACGGTGAATGATTACCTGGCCCGTCGTGACTCGGAGTGGATGGGGCCGCTGTACGAATTCCACGGCCTTTCGGTTGATTGTATAGATAAACACGAACCCAATAGCGAGGAACGCCGCAACGCCTACCTGGCCGATATCACCTTCGGTACCAATAATGAATTTGGTTTCGATTACCTGCGTGACAATATGACACGCAGTCCCGAAGAACTGGTTCAGCGTAAATCGCACTACGCCATGGTGGATGAGGTTGACTCGGTACTGATTGACGACGCCCGTACCCCATTAATTATATCAGGCCCTATCCCGCGTGGTGATGAGCACGAATTTTACGAGTTGAAACCACGCATCGAGCGTTTGGTGAATGCCCAGAAGAACTACATTAACGGCGTACTGAACGAAGCCAAGAAGCAAATTAACGATGGCAAAACTGATGCCGATACCGGCGGTTTGGCTTTATTACGCGCCCACCGCGGTTTGCCAAAAAGCAAAGCATTAATTAAGTTCCTGAGCGAGGGCGGCAACCGTACCGTGCTGCAAAAAACAGAGAACCACTACATGCAGGACCAGGGGAAGGAAATGCCTAAAGTGGATAGCGACCTGTTCTTTGTGATTGACGAGAAGAACAACCAGGTTGAACTAACTGAAAAAGGTATCGAACTGATCACCACATCGGGCGAGGACCCGCACTTTTTTGTGATGCCTGATGTAGGTACCGAAATTGCCGAGATCGAAAAATCGACCCTGACTGCTGATGAAAAGGTAGCTAAGAAGGATGAGTTGATGCGCGATTTCTCTATCAAATCAGAGCGGATCCACTCGGTTAACCAGTTACTGAAAGCCTATACTTTGTTTGAAAAGGATACCGAATATATTCTTGATGAAGGCAAGGTTAAAATTGTAGACGAGCAAACCGGCCGTGTACTGGATGGCCGCCGCTACAGCGATGGCTTGCACCAGGCTATCGAAGCTAAAGAGAATGTAAAGGTAGAGGATGCTACCCAAACCTTCGCTACCATCACCCTGCAAAACTACTTCCGTATGTACCACAAGCTTTGCGGTATGACGGGTACTGCCGTAACCGAAGCAGGTGAGTTTTGGGAAATTTATAAGCTGGACGTGGTAGAGATCCCAACCAACAGCAATATTCAACGCGATGACCGCCAGGATCTGGTATACCGCACCGTGCGCGAAAAATTCAACGCCGTTGCGGATGAAATTACTAAACTAACCCAGGAAGGCCGCCCGGTACTGGTTGGTACTACATCGGTTGATATATCTGAATTATTGAGCCGCATGCTTAAGCTGCGTGGCATCAAGCATAATGTACTGAACGCCAAAATGCACCAAAAGGAGGCGGAGATAGTTGCTGAAGCTGGTAAGGCAGGCACCGTAACCATCGCCACCAACATGGCTGGTCGTGGTACGGATATTAAATTAGGCCCAGGCGTAAAAGAGGCCGGTGGTTTAGCCATTGTAGGTACCGAGCGCCACGAAAGCCGCCGTGTCGATCGCCAGTTGCGTGGTCGTTCAGGCCGCCAGGGCGATCCGGGTTCTTCACAATTTTTCGTATCGTTAGAGGATAACCTGATGCGTTTATTCGGCTCGGAGCGTATCGCCAGCCTGATGGTGCGCATGGGTATCGAAGATGGCGAAGTGATCCAGCATTCGATGATCTCGAAATCTATCGAACGTGCCCAGAAGAAGGTAGAAGAGAACAACTTCGGTATCCGTAAGCGTTTGCTGGAGTATGATGACGTAATGAACTCGCAGCGTACCGTTATTTATGCAAAACGTAAAAACGCGCTGTTTGGCGATAGGCTGGATGTAGATATCAACAATACCATTTTTGATGTGGTTGAAGATATCGTAACCGAATACAAGGAGCAAAATAATTACGAAGGCTTCCATATCGAAATGATCCGTGTGTTCTCGGTAGATGTGGATAGCTCGCAGGAAGAATTTGCAGGCATGTCTGCTAACCAACTGGTCGATCAGACATTTGCCCTGGTGAATGAGTTCTACAAGCGCAAAGCCGAAGGCATTGCCGCCCAGGCTTACCCGGTATTAAAGGATGTTTTAGCCACCCGTGGCGATATGGTAGAAGATATCATTGTTCCGTTTACCGATGGTATCCACGGCATACAGGTAGTTGTTCCGCTAAGGAAGGCGGTAGAAAATCGCGGTGCCGAGGTATTTAAATCGTTCGAGAAAAACGTAACGCTGTACCTGATAGACGACGCATGGAAAGAGCACCTGCGCGAAATGGACGAACTGAAGCAATCGGTACAGAACGCAGTTTACGAACAAAAAGACCCCTTACTGGTTTATAAATTCGAAGCGTTCGAACTATTCCGCCAGATGTTGACCAATGTTAACAAAGAACTGGTAAGCTTCCTGTTCCGTGGCGTGATCCCGGTACAACAGGCGCCTGACGAAGTGCGCGAGGCCGTTCCGCAACCACCAAGCATTGATATGCGTAAAATGCGCACCTCAAAACCAGAAATGGTAAGCGAAAGCGGTATGCCGATGGACGACTTCGATACCCGCGAACCACAAAAGCAAATGCCCGTAAAAGCCGAGCAAAAGATCGGCCGTAACGACCCTTGCCCATGCGGTAGCGGTAAGAAATACAAAAACTGCCACGGCGTAGGCCAGGCGTAA
- a CDS encoding M20 metallopeptidase family protein, which yields MIKEQIQQLAKNIFSDVVANRRHLHSHPELSFQEVETSAYVAAKLDALGIPYQRMADNGLVGLIQGNKPGNKVVALRGDMDALPITEANDVPYKSQNVGVMHACGHDVHTSSLLGTATILNSLKDEFGGTVKLIFQPAEEKLPGGASLMIKEGVLENPKPQAVIGQHVMPLIDAGKVGFRSGKYMASTDELYVTVKGKGGHGAQPQQNIDPVIITAHILTALQQVVSRFADPKSPSVLSFGKVIANGATNVIPNEVYLEGTFRTMDEAWRKEAHIKMKKMAEGIAESMGGSCDFNIMHGYPFLINEPVLTAAARTSAEEYLGKENVVDLDIWMAAEDFAYYSQVADSCFYRLGTRNEARGITSSVHTPTFDVEESALELSTGLMAYIAVKQLED from the coding sequence ATGATAAAAGAGCAGATCCAACAGCTTGCCAAAAATATATTCAGCGATGTTGTAGCTAATCGCCGCCACCTGCACAGTCATCCCGAGTTAAGCTTTCAGGAGGTAGAAACATCGGCCTATGTAGCTGCAAAACTGGATGCCTTGGGCATACCCTACCAGCGCATGGCCGACAACGGCCTGGTGGGCCTGATACAGGGCAACAAGCCCGGCAATAAGGTAGTAGCCCTTCGCGGCGATATGGACGCGCTGCCGATTACCGAAGCTAATGATGTACCCTACAAATCGCAAAATGTAGGGGTGATGCATGCCTGCGGTCATGATGTACACACATCATCTCTGCTGGGCACGGCAACCATCTTAAATTCGCTGAAAGATGAGTTTGGCGGAACGGTAAAACTGATCTTTCAACCGGCTGAAGAGAAGCTGCCGGGCGGCGCCAGTCTGATGATAAAAGAGGGGGTACTGGAAAATCCAAAGCCACAGGCCGTGATTGGCCAGCACGTAATGCCGCTGATAGATGCCGGCAAGGTAGGTTTCCGTTCGGGCAAGTATATGGCCAGCACCGATGAGCTTTATGTTACCGTAAAGGGTAAAGGCGGCCACGGCGCGCAGCCCCAGCAAAATATCGACCCGGTGATCATCACCGCGCATATCCTTACCGCCCTGCAACAGGTAGTAAGCCGCTTTGCCGACCCTAAAAGCCCTTCGGTACTGTCGTTCGGTAAAGTGATCGCTAACGGTGCTACTAATGTGATCCCCAACGAGGTTTACCTTGAAGGTACCTTCCGCACCATGGATGAAGCCTGGCGTAAAGAGGCCCACATCAAAATGAAAAAAATGGCTGAAGGCATTGCCGAGAGTATGGGCGGCAGTTGCGATTTTAATATTATGCACGGCTACCCTTTCCTTATTAACGAACCTGTACTTACCGCCGCTGCCCGCACAAGCGCCGAAGAATACCTGGGCAAGGAAAACGTGGTCGATCTGGATATCTGGATGGCTGCCGAGGATTTTGCCTACTACTCGCAGGTAGCCGATAGCTGCTTTTATCGCTTAGGTACCCGTAACGAAGCCCGCGGTATCACTTCATCAGTACATACGCCAACCTTTGATGTGGAAGAATCAGCGCTTGAATTAAGTACAGGTTTGATGGCGTATATTGCGGTGAAACAATTAGAAGATTAA
- a CDS encoding helix-hairpin-helix domain-containing protein, with protein MKNIDLQLTANEKAILRTKGITRKVLLGYATDEIITALEAHGNRARQLQALIEFQRIPSIGIMFARDLMRAGYYSLDSLKHRPGAELFDEFEKMNGYHTDPCVEDQFRLVVHYANNPGSNKKWWDFTEERKAYRELHPYKLS; from the coding sequence ATGAAAAACATCGACCTGCAATTAACCGCTAATGAAAAGGCCATTCTGCGTACGAAGGGTATCACCCGGAAAGTATTATTGGGTTATGCTACGGATGAGATAATAACCGCGCTGGAAGCGCATGGCAACCGGGCCCGGCAATTGCAAGCTCTGATAGAATTTCAACGCATTCCATCTATCGGCATTATGTTCGCCCGGGATTTGATGCGGGCAGGGTATTACAGCCTTGATTCCCTGAAGCACCGCCCCGGCGCCGAGTTATTTGATGAGTTTGAAAAAATGAATGGCTACCATACCGACCCCTGCGTAGAAGACCAGTTTAGGCTGGTGGTGCATTACGCCAACAATCCTGGCAGCAATAAAAAGTGGTGGGATTTTACTGAGGAGCGGAAAGCGTATAGGGAGTTACACCCGTATAAATTATCGTAA